DNA sequence from the Luteolibacter sp. Y139 genome:
GAGCGCGTGGCCCGGCGAGTCCTTGTAGCCATCGAAAAAGTGTTCGGCATCATAGACCACCTCGCGGCCGTGCTGCTTCAGGTAAGCCACGGTGTCGCGGATCATCGCGCGGTTTTCCTCAGGCGTGGTGCGCAGGATTTCCGTGACCTGGAGTTCCCAGCTCTTGCCGAAGATGGTCACCACCGGCGTCTCCGCATCCAGCAGCAGCTTCACCTGCGGATCTTGCTCCACCGGTGTGTCGGCGCGACGCGTGGAACCGAATGCCGCCAGCTTGGCGTGCTTCAGCTTGAGTGACTTCGCCTGCTGGAAAAACTCGACGTCCTTCGGATTCGAGCCCGGCCAGCCGCCTTCAATGTAGTCGATACCGAACGCATCGAGCCGCTCGGCAATGCGGAGCTTGTCGAGCAGCGAGAGTTGGAAACCCTCGCCCTGCGTGCCATCGCGCAGGGTGGTGTCGTAAAGAAAGACCGGCTTGTCGGAAAGGGCGCTCATGGGTGGCGGGGCGCGGAAGCTAGGGCCACACGCCGCCGCGGGCAACACGCAATCGGGACAGCGTGGCCTCAGGTCCAGAAACGAGATCCAGAGAGGAACGCAAAGTATCCCAGACCGAACCAGCCCGCCCAGCGGAAGATCAAGGCCTTGGTCCGGCTGCGAAACCACTCAACCACACTTGACCGATCGGCCAGCTCGTCCGCGAACCAAATTGCCGCAAGGGGATAAATCAGAGTCGCTGCCCCTTCGGGATTGCTTTGGCCCGGACCTGCAAACTCCACGAAGGCGATCAGCAGGACCACCACTACGGAGACGGTTCGATGACCGCGCCGATTCTTCAGAACGAAATAATCCGCATCCTCAAAATCCATCGCTCCCTGCAATGAATCACAATGACTTGCACCCGTCGAGACCGATCACGACGGGCGCGGAAACGGCTCCGCCGCGATTACGGGCGGATGCCCGCGATCTCGAGGAACTTCTCGAGCGGCATCGCCACTTGGATCTGCGGCGAGGTCTGGGAAATGTGAATGCCCGAAGCGTTCGCCGGAATGGCGCTGAACTGGAGTTCCAGCTTGGAAATGGAGTCCGGGATCGAGGTCTCGATCTCGCCGGTCAGCAGGTTCTGGCTGATTTTCACCGGGAAGCCCTTGCCGTGGAGCACCTTGTAGAAAGCGGACTCATCGATTTTCGAGGCGGTGGCGGAAGCAGCGGCCTTCGGAGCCGCGGCAGCGCGGGTCGCCTTGGGAGCAGCGCCGGCACGGCCTTGGTCGGCTTCGCCGGAGGCCGGGCAGGTGCCGTAGGAGGAAAGGTACTTCCCGGAAACCCACAGCGGCGAGGCTCCGGCACGGCGGTAGCGCGGGGTATCGACCAGCGTCCACTTGCACTTCGACTTCTCCAGGTCGGCGTAGACGGCGGCTTCAGTCGCCTCGAGGCCGTTGGCCTGGCGGAGTTCGAGAATCTTGGCGAGCGTTTCGGACGGAATCGTTTCCATATGGCGCGGCGACCGTGGCCGAGCCTACCGGCGGGCGCAAGGCCGTTTCCCGCTTCCGCTGCCAGGCATCCCGTGCTTAGTTCCGCCCCATGCTCCGCAAATTGCTGGCCACCTCCGTCCTCGCGGCGACCCTCGCCCACGGAGGCGAATCCGATGCCAGCCGGATTCCGGCCAAGCGCGTGGTGCTGGTCCACGGGATTTTCCAGAACGACTGGCGCTGCTTCGGCTTCCTGCGGCACGATTTGGAAGAACGCGGCATCGAGTGCCTGGCGCCGTCCCTGAAGCCGGCCGATGGCCGCGACGGCCTGCCCGCGATGGCTGAGCAACTGCGGCGGGAAATCGACCAGCGCTTCGGCAGCAAGGAACGCGTCGTCGTCATCGGCTTCAGCATGGGCGGGCTGATCAGTCGCTACTACCTGCAGGAGCTTGGCGGGGCGAAGCGCTGCGACGGCTTTTTCACGATCTCCACCCCGCATCACGGGACCAAGATGGCCCATCTCTTCTACGGCGAAGGGGCCCGCCAGATGCGGCCGGGCAGCGATTTCCTGACGCATCTGGAGGCGACCGAAAACCGGCTCGGCTCTATGCCTATCGTGTCCTACCGCACGCCCGCCGATCTGATCATCCGCCCTACCACGAGTTCCGAGTGGGATCGCGCCGTCAACCTCAGCATCCCCTGCCCGCTTCATCCGATGATGACCTTCTCGCCGCGCGTCCGGCGGGACATTCTCTCCCGGCTCGCGCCCCCGCGATGACGTGCTGCGCGAAGGCGTAATAGCAAATGGGGGAAAATCGGACATGATGCTCCACGTAAGCAACGCCGATCCCCCCA
Encoded proteins:
- a CDS encoding esterase/lipase family protein gives rise to the protein MLRKLLATSVLAATLAHGGESDASRIPAKRVVLVHGIFQNDWRCFGFLRHDLEERGIECLAPSLKPADGRDGLPAMAEQLRREIDQRFGSKERVVVIGFSMGGLISRYYLQELGGAKRCDGFFTISTPHHGTKMAHLFYGEGARQMRPGSDFLTHLEATENRLGSMPIVSYRTPADLIIRPTTSSEWDRAVNLSIPCPLHPMMTFSPRVRRDILSRLAPPR